A single region of the Latilactobacillus curvatus JCM 1096 = DSM 20019 genome encodes:
- a CDS encoding glycosyltransferase family 2 protein produces the protein MEKKEITIIIPTYNNAAIIEVCLKSIREQTYSNFKVFIVDDGSTDNTKEVCQNYCDYDIRFKYYNQKNKGVSAARNFGIDNCDSEFITFIDADDYVDKNHLQCLVTSFDMDIELSACGLIYEDGKQSEMKSSSKEKLYYSKSTVEASFERFGMQGLVTNKLFKFEIIKKNNIRFSEDIKKFEDHLFCIEYMLHVNQSFYTGKLTYHYVKRQNSALQKSVGINITEDMRAYNRLDQYDLSQQVISLIGITKNNIAINVFVNSIDKDNKRDAFNYLKMNYKFKDLLSSYSLKNFLKKTTIYLLIKTSLVGN, from the coding sequence ATGGAAAAGAAAGAAATAACAATTATTATTCCAACTTATAATAATGCGGCAATAATTGAAGTTTGTTTAAAAAGTATTAGAGAGCAAACCTATTCAAATTTTAAAGTATTTATAGTAGATGACGGATCGACAGATAATACAAAGGAGGTTTGTCAAAACTATTGTGATTATGACATTAGGTTTAAATACTACAATCAAAAAAATAAAGGGGTTAGTGCAGCCCGTAATTTTGGTATAGATAATTGTGATTCTGAATTTATTACTTTTATTGATGCAGATGATTACGTTGATAAAAATCATCTGCAATGTTTAGTGACATCCTTCGATATGGATATTGAGTTGAGTGCATGTGGATTAATATATGAAGATGGAAAGCAGTCAGAGATGAAATCCAGTAGTAAAGAAAAACTTTACTACTCTAAAAGCACAGTAGAGGCCTCGTTTGAAAGATTTGGTATGCAGGGGCTTGTTACAAATAAATTATTTAAATTTGAAATTATTAAGAAAAATAATATCAGATTTTCAGAGGATATAAAAAAATTCGAGGATCATTTATTTTGTATTGAATATATGCTGCATGTAAATCAAAGCTTTTATACGGGGAAATTAACTTATCATTATGTTAAGCGTCAAAATAGTGCATTACAAAAATCAGTAGGAATAAATATTACGGAAGATATGCGCGCATATAATCGTTTAGATCAGTACGATTTATCACAGCAAGTAATAAGTCTTATAGGAATTACAAAAAATAATATTGCTATTAATGTTTTTGTGAATTCTATTGATAAAGATAATAAGCGAGATGCGTTTAATTATTTAAAAATGAATTATAAATTTAAAGACTTATTGAGTAGTTATTCTTTAAAGAACTTTTTAAAAAAAACCACTATTTATCTGTTAATTAAAACTTCTTTAGTTGGCAACTAA